In the Rhododendron vialii isolate Sample 1 chromosome 2a, ASM3025357v1 genome, agagccttcatcatcgcATCAGTCTGCTTATCCTGTGGGGGATGGTTAATGCcagggggtggtccaaaagatgaaggaccaaacccctgctgctgctgagggGGGTAAAGAAACTGGATCATTTAGCCTTGAAGAGGCCGAAATTGCTAAacttgtggctgaggtggtacctggggttgcaccggggctttttgatcctttcaactcaaaagtgggttttgggcccaccctggattgtaggtatttgaatacgGATCCCAACGCTGGTTTATTGCATTCACCTCAGCCTGATTGCTTTGGTAGGTCTCTTTCACCATAGGAAAAGCGGGGCAAATGGTAACTAAATGCCTTGGACACTCACATAAGGCACAAACCTCCTCAACTCTTAGCTCACTcacctgatggacttgcttaaacTTCAAGTCCTCTAACTGCTTAGCCATTTTATCtagctgagactggacattgtaCTCTCGCACACTTGAGggaaaaatgccagacccactgggtccctgtgcagtcatggccctatcaccgaggtcggaaggttcccaacttcggtaTTTCTCAGCCAACTCGTCTAGAAAGTCCCACGCACCGTCTGGGAACTTGTCGAGAAAATCCTCCTCCTTATAGAGGTACTCAATTTGTTGGACCGTAGaaacattcaagcccaaatagaaaaatgacaccaactgtTGTTTCACGAAACCATGATGTGGTAAGGACAAcagcaagtccttgaaccgctcccagcaccttaaatatgactcgccctctttctgcttattcgattggacttggcgagtcaggtacttcgatttactttccgagaaatattttttgtaaaataaatctcggacagcagcccacgtctTGAGAGactgtggcttctgcatccgcagccacttatccgtattgtccctgagcgaggctgggaaaaccttaaggcaagcattctcccactggGTAGTGGTGGCGGCCAGGGTGTGCACCAACCCGTCGAAATGATggacgtgctcatacggatcttcattctccttcccataaaacaggggaagggcattatgcgtaCCAGGCTTTATGGTGAAAGCATTGCGTGCTTCCACCATCTCAGTTGGTAGAACTATTGGACCAAGAGGAGTGGTcatctcaggatgcatgtgtgcacgcatcgacatcggtggttctgctattggtggctcaattattaaatcaacgaaaaggtcaccgatatcaaaagaatcatcactaaaagactctccctccaTGATtactcttggctctctctcaatggctacgagacgcctgatattgtctcggtagtacttagactttagaggtgattgcttccctacgatggaggattgcCCACTTCTACCTATGTTGACTTAAGACAACtaaagaaactaaaaagaaaataaaaataaaaccaactactcgaattctttaacacacgttaccgtcctcggcaacggcgccaaaaatgcttgactgATTCCTAGTCCTAGATTAAttggttgccccaagcgtagggctgagaccgacaTATCACAATATctggtaagtccggagtcgaatccacagagatggtgatgtgtgctgactaaaaattcgggttgtagtattaaaaatagctcttaggtagccaccccttgtcttcTAGTTGATTGATTGACTAATACTAatagataacttgctcaaatgattaaaaagagagacatggtcgtagggaatccagcgctcgctacccaatcagaattcgctcgcttttcaaagttctaaaaacggttaaatttagggagaattggaaacttcgaaggatgcgaatcctaaggttgccggccacgtacacagcggcgaataggttttggtcccccgttcccgctcacatgagtccCGACAACGCCTCggatcgtccaacggacgtagttttcacaaactaaatttattaaattaaattaatacACAAAAAagttgcgagacgaatcctaattgggtcgcggcgcgcctttacccaacGACTAAACTTCAGataaactactcactcattattagaaataaaaggaataaaactCTAGAATTAACCATGCTTCTATTACTCGATACAGAAAATAAACGAAAGATCTATGTTAAATAAgtaccaacgaacaacttttataaagaacaaaaattaaaacgaattactggaatgcaaataattgaacaaaacttcaaataacttgaaaggaataaaactggaaagaaaaattatccaaaccaAATTCTCGGCAGCCCCGTCCGTCTTGATCTCCGCCGGTCTCGGATTTTTGTTCTTTGATGGCGTGAGAAAAAAGAATCTTGATGGCAGACCCGTTCCTCTTTGATAGGCGCATGATATCATAGAtatgagcgcctaagtagggtgAATTAGCGCGTTAGAGGCGCGTTTTATCTCATGTTCCATTTGATGCCGTATTTTGtcttatttttgggtttttgttaaGTTTTGCAGGAATAAGGTGGATTTTACATCAAGATTGGATTGCGAGATCTTGAAGCCGGTAGTTGGAGAGTTTGATACAAAAAGCACAGAGTTAGAATATTAAATGGTGTTTGAAGCAAACCATTGAATGGTCATATGGAGTCAAGAGTTCACTAATTAGTTCACGGGTTACAATTCCATTGACTGGGTCCAATGTTATTAGTTAACAAGTAAATGGTGGGCCATGAAAAAATATTGGAGTTTgctggaacaaaaaaaaagggaatagaTTTTATTATATTATAATATAAAAAggaagcagcagcagcttttGAAGAGGAGGACTGATTTCCGATGCACGAAGCACTATTCTCACGGatgaaaaaaaaccaaagataGGGGCTGCCGTGGTATCTTCTGGGGATCACGCTGTCGGAGAAAAAAAGCAGACCCAGAGCTGTGAACGAAAAGGAGGCAATTTTCCCACGGACAGAAAAAGGCTGTTGACTGTCGAGTTCCGAATATTGTTAGTTTTattgcttttgttgtttttccaAACATGTTTTAAAGTATTGTTCAATTATTCGTACTTCGGTAACTCATATTGATTTTCGTTCTTTATTAAAGTCGTTagtttggttcttgtttaattttggatcttttgtttatttttcgtatcgagtaatagaagcatgattaattctagatttttattccttttatttttaataaagtGAGTAgcttttctgaggtttggtcacTGCGTAAAGGCGtgccgcgacccaattaggattcgtctcgcaattttctgcacattaatttaattaaataaattgagTTGGTgcaaactacgtccgttggacgatccgaggcattgccagggctcatgtgagcgggaacagggaaccaaaacctgttcgccgctgtgtacgagaccggcaaccttaggattcgcatctttcggagttttcaattctccctaaatttaaccctttttagaactttgaaaagcgagcggattctgattgggtagcgaacgccggattccctacgaccgtgcctctctttttaatcatttgagcaagttatttgttagtattagttaattaatcaactaaaagacaaagggtggctacctaagagctaatttaaatactacaacccgaggttccatagcacacacttcaccgtccttagtggattcgactccggtcttaccggatattgtgctacgacggtctccgccctacgatGGTCTCCGCTCTACGATTGggacaacccattaatttagatttaggaaatcgtcaagcactcCTCCTCTTTTTTTCCACAAGCTGCTCTTCAcgttttataataaaataaaaccctaTTCCTCTCATGGGTCCTTCTGCCGACCTCCAACAAAACCTATATTTCTTTTTATTCCTTTTCCTAGCCGTGTAAGCCCATTTCCATAGTGGCCCACTTAGTCAAAATAGTTACTAACTATTGGGCCCACTGGTGTACCAAAGTCTATTCttatttgtttggtttcaatGAGCAACAATTCCCTGGCCAATTGACGTGCGAATAATTACTCCGATTGCAGTCCAGTCCTTCCACTTGATTGCATTCGAACGGGCCAACGTCGAACACCGTTCAATATGTCAactttgcatatttttatatcaaACTCTCCGAATatctacaacacaaaaattaagcattaaaacttcaaataacaatataaatagacttagcaatggTAAAATAGGAGGCGCGCATATGAATATTTATGTGCCTATCAATTATGCCCttgaaaaaaaacatattttaaggCACAAATATTGTAGTGATAGTCATCATGTAACTAAATTTACAAAGAAGTATGATGTGATACAAATAAAGATATAAATTCTGGATGAGTTTTATTGAAAAGACTTATCCAACAGGAAATTGAATTCTATCCGCCATACGTGAAAACAATGGTTTTTCCGTCATAGCTTGTAGGCCTCactgaatatttttttgttataatctgaaATGTTCATTTTGGAGAGCCCACAATTTAGTAcatccacaaaaaaattaatttgattaaacGTCAATAGccatatcaaaaattaaattttggtacATAAAATGGGCGGTGGATCATTTTAAAGTCATGAAACTATCTATAGTTGCACAtcttataaatcaaaattcaatttttgacatattgattgatgtccgatcaagctCATTTTAGGATATATGTTATTACGGGCTCTACAAGATGAAACGATTGAGATTAGCACAATAAATATTGTATGATGGAATCCACAAATGGCAGTGGTGCAAAACCTACCTTTTCCACCTGTGGTCAAAACAAtttatgttgtgtttggatgggtttttgagaaatttttagtttggtttttgggataatgagtggagatagaAATTAtggtaataattagagatagtAGTGTAATGAAtcgagagagataaagagagaaatgagaataatgattggagatatgggtaatgggcgaagagagaaatgagagtttattgaaaatagagataatgagtgttttttgagttgaaatttttttttcgaaaagcaaaccaaacaaagtattaagCTCCTCCAAAAGAGCTCTTCAACTAGGCACTTGTATCACCAAAGCTATATTTGGCATATAATTATACTACCTCCCTAAGAGATGCTCTAACTGGGTTAAATTAAGTAAATTTAGGGTGGGTGGATACCGTGGATTGAATGagtttgtttgtcaaaaatgttacttgcacaaccgttgtgttagttgtgtgcgtaattctgaccgtccagatgtatttagacggtctagattttataaaaactcttccaaggaaaagtttaacttttatggggaagagtttgagcgaatcctaGCTATTTATTACAgtaatggacggctagagattagttgtgtgttgtgttttacacaaccgttgtgtgtgtagcacttttgtttgtGCATAGCTAAGCTCAAGTAATCACACATGCATGTAAGGATCCCAATATACGATTGTGGAACTCTAAGAGATCGAGCATATATCTCCAACCCTCTAAAGGACTGAAACTCCGAAAGGGAGAATGGATATGTGACAAAATATAGAATGGAAAGGCTCCATACCATCACCATTTTGGGCCTCCAAAATGGAGACCGAAGTTTGAGTTCCATGTATGGAAACTCTCTCACAAAATGGATTTATGTAAATTGGAAATAGCTCAATATATATACCTATAGATTCGATGTATGAAAAATTGATACTGTTTAAAATGTACCAACAATAGCTTCAGAATGCGATCAATCTTCGATATATCACAATCTATCCCAATAAAAAACTACAGATTTGAAGGGAAACTTTTGGTGTTAAAAGAAATGAATGTGTATTTGACAAATATTGGAGAGATGGGATTAGAGAGTGTGTAACTAGTGTTGTGCTCCAAACACCCCCTTTTAAACAAATATGTCTTTTTgattctccaaaatggagaaagagtgagcgttgggttggagatgctctacgGGCTGGATATCTTGTCATCGGTTTCACTCCGGGAGCATTGACCATCCAAAAGACCAAGTCTTGTTAGGACCGAAGACAATTGAATTGCTAGAAAATGGATGCTAGCAGTCCTAACCAGTTTTGGCAGTAAAAGGAGAAATACCCTAAGTCAGTGATGGTCGCAGGAACTAACCCGCATTCACACCTCATGCCTTGAAAATTTTCGCAAAGCACGAAAAGTTCTAAACATTATGTAAAACTTTCTTTCCTAAACATTAAGTAAAACTTTCTTATTTGAGGTGTCTTCTAGGGAACTGGTCCAGTCTTTGAACCCTCTAATTAATCCTTTTACGTACGTTTTCCTCTTGAAGTTAATTATTATTACTCCATTCAAATTAAGTTCGCTCCACCACCGCTAACTTGGGGGATTGATCATGAGCTTGTGGagaacattattattattaattttttggaaaTGGAGAAGATCTTTTCAAAGTTGTCCCAATCAATACTCTACTAATCAGTTGAATCAAAAAGTTGTTTTTGTCGAAGATGGGGAAAAATAAAGTGGATTTTGGAGGAGTTGATTCCAAACTCCATATATATAGTCTTCCTAGATTTCAAATTGCAACCACGCGTATTTCTTTGGTCAGTTCAATGCATAGGGCAACCAAACTTGCAACTGATTTTCCGTATTAGCATATAGGCTAGCTCCATCATTTTGATAATCAGAAACGTTCACTATATAAAGCATGTTAAAAATAATGACACAAAGCCCATGTTTATAGAATGATCAGAATAAGAAAAAACTGACTCACATAGAAGATAAATTTGCTTTGATCCATGCATTTACAGAAATCATTATCAGTATGAATTTTGGTGTGactaatatttttaattaatataaGTACATCATGGTTGAAGGTAATGACCTCTTCTTAACTTGGACTTctctttgaatttgttttgggACCTCTTCTTGGACTAGACTTCTCTTTGAATTTGTCTTGGGTCATGTGTCAACATTCCCTTATTTGAATCTGAGGTCGACCCAGTTCATCTTGCAATTCGAAAATAAATATTCTTGAAAAGACTACAAATAATCCGATGATCATATACCCATGATATATTTGATCACAATTATCTTTTAAAATCAAATCATAAGGTCTATCGCCAATATTAATTATTCTCACTGTTTTGTTGAATATAAAATTCCTAGCATTCTTTCTCCATGTATACTTTTATACAAGTTGCTCTTGCCACCAGTTGCACTCTAGCGATGACCTAGAAGTCAAAAGTCTTGTTAGTGCCAAAGACATTATATTGGTAGGAAATGAATGCCAGTCCTATAGTATCTTTTTGGCTATAAAAAGGGTGAACCCTAGTTGCCACTTTTCTTatattgagaaatttttttgccttaagtaagatttttgttgttttgcaagTCCTTTTTGCATCTCTATCATTGTCTTGGCCTTTCAGGTGGCTGCTAGCTAGGGAACTGGTCGTGACTTTCAGCTCTTAAAATCATTGTAAGTTTACATAGCTTAGAACCCAACGTATTAGCCTGGTGGTCAAGAACTTAATTAGGGATTTGTTCCTTTTCGAATTTTGGACACCTTCAAGTGCCATTAATTTTTGCGGGACCAGTTTATACGGAATGTACTAATTTTAAACAGGACACCTTCAAGTGCCATTAATTTTTGCGGGGCCAGTTTATGAGGAATGTACTGATTTTAAACTGGCAACCAATAGTAGACAGTGAAATTGGTCTCCTgcgaattagttgaggtgcctAAATGTGACAACGTTTGATAAAATTCGCACTTAAAACCAAAAAATCGAGAGAATTTAGTTGTCCAATTAGTACCTTATGCAATATTTTGTGGCATGAGGTGAAGAGATACTCATTTGAAAACCCTAATGAGAACTCAAGAGTTAGAGTGAGAGGGTTtcgggcagagagagagagagtttcgaATGCTGTGAAACCCAAAAAATGTTCAAGCCATGGCATGTAAGCTTAGGAAAGTTCACGAACATATTTCTAGAAACCTTGTCCAGTATGCCATGGTCTGTAAGCTTCTATCAGGCCTTTTCTGTTCCTGCAACTTAtagataaaacattttacatctaATTTTCGATCGATAGTAAGAAATCTTGTATATTCTGTTTATATTGTGTTCTAATTTAGTAGTACCGCTTAATTTGGACAGGGTTTCCACCCATTTTATGAGATATGATGCCCGATGCATGTGCCGTCGATCCTCTCTCCCTTCGTTTAGACGAGAAGCTTACTCACCTATCTGGTGCACATTTCGAGTGGTATATTTACAGAGTCCATGATCGACTACGTAGGCAAAGTGAAAAGGCCTATGAACCAGAAATACTGTCGATTGGACCATATCACCGTGGTAAAGGCCATCTATGGATGATGGAAGGACACAAAATGCAGTATCTTCGGTTGCTTCTTAAACGGACAGAGGAGGCAAGCGTGGATAGGTACGTCGCAGCCATGAGGAAATTGCAGAAAAGAGCACAAGGGTGTTATGCTGACTCCATAAACCTTAGCAACGACGAGTTTGTGGAAATGATGCTTCTCGACAGCTGTTTTATTGTTGAGTTTCTCCGCAAATTCTCCATGACAATGTTGAGAGATACAAACGACCCTATCTTCAGAATGGATTGGATCCTCCACGGTATATGGCGGGACTTAATGCTGTTCGAGAATCAACTTCCGTTCTTCATTGTCGTGCATTTGTTCACCATGACGAAAATTCCAGATCCACGAGACAACATCATCGACTTATTCATACGGTACGGCTATTGTGTCCGAGAACATTATATTTGCACCATGCCTCCGGGTTTGGAGAGCTTTCTGAAAATATCGTACGGGATTTCACCCGACCACGTGAAGCATTTTCTCGGTCTAGTACACCTTTTCGCATCATCTTCTGTTGCCAAATTGGTGTCTAATAGACATATTTGCCACGACGAAAAGAGATGGGAGTATATACATTCTGCCACAGAGCTACACGAGGCCGGGATCAGGTTCAAGAAGGCTAAGCGTACCCCCTGGTTATACATAAGGTTTGTGAACGGGGCAATCGAGATCCCGCATTTTGCTGTCGAAGAGACGTTCGAGATTATCTTCAGGAACTTGATCGCGCACGAGGAGCATCTCCAGGACGCCGGCCCCAAATACGTCAAGGATTACCTGACTTTCTTGTGCTGCCTCATCAACTCCGCGAGGGACGTCAGTTTGCTCCGCCGTTGCGGGATTCTGAACAACATGCTGGGCGACGACGAAGCCGTCTCGGCAGTCTTCAGCAAGGCTTCCACGTGTGTCATGGTGTCTCGCGCCGACTTCTGTTATTACGGGGACTTCAACGACATAAATGCGTATTGTAAGTGCCGGCAGAACATATGGACCACGAAGCTCCGGCGGGATTACTTCAATAGCCCGTGGAAGATCATTTCGTTTCttggtgttgttttgttgcTTCTACTCAGCTTGGCACAGACCGTGCTATCTGGTCTTGCTTACTTTTGTCAAAAACGATGAGCCAATTTATTGTTCTAGATGGTGGTagggctgctaaacgaactaAGCTATTTGAGTTTGAGCTCGTGTTCATTCGTTAAAAGCTTGTTGAAGATTGATTTATTACGTAAACAAACCATGCTTGAACATGattttgaaactcgttaagaTTTTAATCCAAGCTCAACCAAGTGTAGAGCAGCTGAGCGGAGTAGGATGAAATTGATTTCTTAGCGAAGAAGGCCAATTCAGTCAAGTCCTACTGAAGAGTCAATTTGGACCTATCattctcgttgagacgaactaataatccacaaaaatataactcaaaattaacaaatgtcaattttttttgaataaagacaaaaataaaaaattccaaattatCTCAAAAGAAGCTATGTGAAACATTAAGGAAGCCACTGGTTTAGATTCGACTGTTACTTGCGTGCCATCAATGCTATGTTAGTTCTGACTTTAATCACAGTTTAATGGGCGGTAAAATTAGTCCCCGATCACTCAATCCATTAGGCCAAATAAACAGTCACAAAAATTTCTGCTGCCCTCATTGTCGGAAATTTTTtaagtgccgggtgggtaccacatggTGTCCATTAGgcgcattcgagccgtccattgtgtttttggacggcttgtatttgaagagagaaaaagtattggggtgaaaagagagagagggtttcaatccgagccatccaaaaatgtaCTATTAAACAGTCCAaatgtgccgagcgggtaccataTAGGATATACCCACCCaacaccgaaaaatttctcctcattGTCAAACACGATGGGGTGGGAATCCTACTCTATTATGATTTCAAAGTTCTcttaaatttaacttaaatctgagagttgtccttatttgaattttttttcgcatttattagttttgcatcaagcttttatgggttattaatcagaaatcctattggtaccgacggtacccatagggaaaatgcaccgacggccaccggacgaccgattcgagccgtccaaaaattttaaaaaataaaaccgagtgggccagcgcgaaaatcaatggcatccgaggtgtgtagggtacttgatccgagcacccctttttcgtgtatatttgtatatacgtgtatatacacgaaaaaggggtgctcggatcaagtaccctacacacctcggatgccattgattctcgcatgggcccactcggttttattttttaaaatttttggacggctcggatcggccgtccggtggccggagacggtcaTCCgatggccgtcggtacattttccctacggtaccgtcggtaccaatagtaaTACTCGTTATTaattcatcttgacgagaggaatcggaatagtaatttttttttttttacttttactcaagtatt is a window encoding:
- the LOC131317043 gene encoding UPF0481 protein At3g47200-like, whose product is MPDACAVDPLSLRLDEKLTHLSGAHFEWYIYRVHDRLRRQSEKAYEPEILSIGPYHRGKGHLWMMEGHKMQYLRLLLKRTEEASVDRYVAAMRKLQKRAQGCYADSINLSNDEFVEMMLLDSCFIVEFLRKFSMTMLRDTNDPIFRMDWILHGIWRDLMLFENQLPFFIVVHLFTMTKIPDPRDNIIDLFIRYGYCVREHYICTMPPGLESFLKISYGISPDHVKHFLGLVHLFASSSVAKLVSNRHICHDEKRWEYIHSATELHEAGIRFKKAKRTPWLYIRFVNGAIEIPHFAVEETFEIIFRNLIAHEEHLQDAGPKYVKDYLTFLCCLINSARDVSLLRRCGILNNMLGDDEAVSAVFSKASTCVMVSRADFCYYGDFNDINAYCKCRQNIWTTKLRRDYFNSPWKIISFLGVVLLLLLSLAQTVLSGLAYFCQKR